The genomic stretch ATACTGCCTGCAGATTCTCAGAGCGCTCATCCCTTCGCTTAGGCGGGGCGCAAAGGTTATTATCAACGATGGGGCCCTTCCGGAGCCGGGCACGGCGGGGTACATTGAGGATAGGACAATGAGGACGCTGGATCTGTTTATGCAAGTCACGGTGAACgcgagggagagggagcCGGATGACTGGAGAGAACTGTTTAGACGCGCTGATGAGCGGTTCCAGTTTAACGGTATATGGCAGCCGGAGAAGTCGAGGATGTGGTTTATCGAGGCCGAGTGGGTTGGAGAGTAGCGGGAATTGACATCAAGCATGAGTGTATGAAAGCAATTGGCGTAAAATTGATACAAATCTTGAATTCATAATACGGACATGGCGGAGGTGACTGCTGTCACAATGCGGCCGCAAGACTGGCTAGACGAGCAACTATGCATATATTTACCCTGTCCGAATATGAATGACGAAAGCTTACACCTCACGCTGCGGCTaatgcatctccatcttgtcgAATCTGGCGGCCACGTCGATCTGCTTACATTGCTCCGCCATTTCCGTGATCCACCATTTCTCGGCTAGTATTGTCATAAGCGATTTCACTCTCAGTACGATATGATCAAAATACTAAAAGTAATGATGCCCGATGAGGGTATTGTGTATAATTTAGTAGTAGCGTCTGCCGTTTAACTCGTTTAATGCTCATTACACATCCAACAAGTCTTCATTCCCGTATACCCATGATATAAAAATGAAAGTAAAAATCAATCCCAATGCAGTTCCTGCCATATCCAATGATGCGATGCAATTCCATAATGGTCAAACCAGGCCTAAACCCAAAAGTTTTGTTCTCGAGCGGACAAATTTGATGACTTAGAGGCCGCAGTTGCTCACAGCGACCTGAGAGGCGGTGGCGTCGACACGTCCGTATTGAACGGCGTTACCGTTGGTCAGGGCATTCATGGCGTCGAGGCCAATGTTGAATCCAGCAGCGCTGTGGTCAACAGCCAAGACGTAGATGGTCTTGCCGCTGTATGTGAGCTTCCAGCAGGTGCCGCAGCTGGGGGAGTTCCAGCCAGCGACGGCCTGGACACCACCAATGTATGGGAAGCGAGGGATCTGGCCCTGGGTTTGCCAGTGGTATCTGGTGATGAGGCCGTTGGCGCCGTCGGAGCAAGAGACGACAGTCAGGGAGCGAGAAGCGTCATCGTAGCCGGTATCGTACGAGACTGTGTGGATGAGTTCATGTTAGCAAAATGAGCGATCCGAATATGTGTGATAGTCCATCGTACCGGTATCAGCAGAGACTGCGGCGGTGAAGAGAGCAAGcttgaagaggctggagaaCTGCATCTTGACTGAGTTGTTGAGTTGATGAGGTAtagatattatataaagctGAGTAGTGAAGCGAATGTGCTGAAGATGGTTGAGTGGTTGATTGTTGTGATgaaggctgaagatgatggttCAGAGCAATTGGACTCTTTGGCGAGGACGACTCTGGTCTTTATACTTCAGAGCAACTTGCCCGTCATGGCCGCTTTGGGACTTGCCCGTCGAAAAAACTCAGTCGCCTCTTCCTTCTGCTCCGATGGATCGTGGtatccatccatcgccaaGTCCTCCCGCCTACTGCAATGCCAGTTAGCCAAGCCCCTCTTCCTTCCCTTCGGAAGTATACTTACATATGACATGGGAAATAACCagatactactagtactacaAGCAGTTAATCGGGAGGTAGAATGGGTAGCAATCGTTGTGACCAGTCAACTGCGCTCAGGCATCATCCTGCTCTTTGCTCGTGTCCGATCATCTGATGCCGATTCTGGTCCACAAATCCACAAATAGCAACACAACATCCCTGCCCTGGTGCGTAGTATTTCTCTCTTGAGCCAGCTAGCAGCCTGACCCTAACAAGCGGCTCGTAACTTGTTTGTTGTGGCAGTTGAACGGTGGACAACAAGCCCTGAAGAGATCCATCCATCGGGTTGGTACATGATCCTACGTGGTACGTGCGGCACGGGCCATTTGATGCTGTGTTTCTGTGTTGCTGGGCTATAAGTCCATCTCCGATGGGTTGCGTTGCTGCGTGTGCACGGAGTCGGTATCACGGAGATTCTCATTCGTAATAGCTTTACAccgaaagaagagaggaaaatAGGAGACGGGAATTCACCTTTGCAATTAAGCTCGTATTTTTGCCTCTGCATTAGAGATGGCTGTCAGAGGCGTCCATCCGTTGCTCCTCCAGTCCTAGTGCATCTCGTCACTCAGTCGAGCCGCTCACTCTCAGTCCATCATGTCTCCTCTTCAGCCCTCAGAGATGCATTCTTCCAGTTAGTTCTTCTTGCTAGCAGCCCATCTTCTGCAAGCGACCCTACCGGACCATCGGGGGATTTTTTCCTGTCAACGACGGTCCTCCCAATCGCCCAATCCCTTCCCCGGACAGGGACCCTGGAGCATCGCCACAGCCGCAAGTAGCGCACGCTGTGTCGATCCGGCTCGTATTGATGACGCAGTGTACCGGCCTTGTGATGCACCTGGTACGAGAAATGGGACGGTTGGCGGTTTGTCTAGACTACATGTGTAGACGACGCCAAAGATGGGTCGGGAGCGTGCATTGCATGTACGAGTAGGATGTAGTTGAAGCCCAACGGATTGTAATACGAGACGACTGTGATTTTGAATTTTTAtccttatttttattttattttattttccccCTACCGTTGATTCCTTTGTTCTTCGAGAATCACATTCCTAGCCCAAGTCCTTCTAGATAACATCTCCCTACCTACCAACACAACCGAGGTCGCGGACTGCCACCGCGTGATGGAGCTGTGCCGGCATATACGAACCTCAGTGCATGAAAACTAGTCAAGTAGGCAGTACAGTAAAACGACAAGCAGGAAAATGCGGGCAAAACAGACCAGCATCTACCCAGTGCCGGGCATCCACTCGATCTAACGCTTGTTGTAGGTCCGCTGCGGAGCAACGTCGAATAGCTTGCTGCGTCACCCAGAATTACTTCCCAGTCAGGCAATGCGTGTTGGTGCAACGCCGCTGCGGCCGACATTTTGACCCGGGGGGGGCCGGTCCAGCTCGACAGCGCATCCATGTCCTTGGCTATGATTTAGGAGGATTCAAAGGATAGGGCTGGCGGGAGGTTGCTGGTAATGGAGTACGCCGGACTAGGTGGCTTGGTGAATACTGGACGACGTAAGCCGAGAGGCGTCTGTCATGATTCAAGGTTATCTCCTTTGTACGGTGACAAGTGCATCTTCGCTCGAAGCACCGAATAGGGTTTATTTCTCGAGAGTACCATTGTATAAAAATATGGTTAAATCGTTGGCAATGTGCTCAGTACCCTGTTGCTGAGCCTACTTACACGCATGCAAGAAGCTGACATAGAAGAGCATCTCACCATTTTGCAGGATAGCTTGTATATAGTAAAATTTGCTGAAAAGAGATTgttcttttatatattctatacaataaaaacaaaaaaaaattttctTCCTATTTTGCGTAGTAACAAAGGCTTTGAATTGTGTGTTACTGCAGATACCTATACTTAAGAAGCTCTATGAGAATTCATTCACCGGCACCTAATTCACGTAAACATCAAGGGTCTCTACAACTTTCGTGATACGTTACTAGCTGCGAATCGTGAACTGCAAAGGGAAATATTTCTGTAACATGCAACTTGTAATACAAATTGGAACTCTCAAGATGGGCTATTCAATAACGCCAAGCACGTAGTACAATGGTGATGATCTACCCTAAAGTTGGTGTGATCTGTCTCAAAGCGGTGCTGACCGTTTGTCTGGTGGTTGCAACCATCTTACGCTTACCTACCGCAAACTCGCCATGCCAAGACTGATGCACTTTTTCCTTCATTGTATATTTAATTCATAGCGATCTACCTAGCATTGTCGTTTCTGCGGCAAAAGTAAATGCAAAGCTCATTGAAGCCTGAGCGCCGGAAGACGGATATGACTCTTTCATGAGCCAAGATACATTCTCCTGTACATGCCATAGACCGCAGCTAACGTAGGCATCTCCTATCTACCCAATAGGCTGCATCTACTATCTACCCAATAGGCTAATGTGTAAATACAGTATCTAGGCACGTGCATAACATAAATGATGTCTCTAGAGTAGAATTATCGCGATAGCATTGCTAGTAAAGTTCTAGGGTGATATTTCGGAATTCTCTCCCTATGTACCTACACCTACACGCATGCGGCCTGCCCCGCCATCAAAAAAGTGCACGCCGTTCTAGAGAGCTCCGGTTATCGGGCTGCCATGATAGGGCGTGACTACTTGCGCCAGCAAGCCAACAAACATTTTCTCGACTCTGCACCTTTCAACAAGACCCCAATTCGACACTTGCTTGGCGATTGAGACGCAGACGACGCACCGCACGCTCCTCCTTGCTCTGCCGCCTCtcctgctgcccctccagcCTCGGATACTCGCAGCGAGCCAAGACGGGCGAATACGAAGAAACGAACCACAATGGAGTCCTTCGTGATCAAGACGCCCTGCTCCAGCGCAAACATCGGGCCCGGCTTCGACGTCATTGGCCTTGCGCTCTCCGTGTATCTCGAGCTGCATGTCACGATTGATCGCTCCAAGACCAGGTCCGAACACCCTCTCAACTGCAGAGTGACGTACGAGGGCCAGGGTGAAGGCTCCGACGATATTAGCCTGGATCCGCAGAACAACCTCATCACCAGGGTTGCGCTCTACGTGCTGCGATGCCACGACCAGCGCAGCTTCCCCGTCGAGACGCACGTCCATATCAAGAACCCGATTCCGCTGGGGAGGGGGCTGGGAAGCTCGGGAGCGGCTGTGGTGGCTGGTGTCCAGCTGGGCAAGGAAGTTGGGAAGCTGCACCACTTGACCCAGGAGCGGCTGTTTGACTATTGCTTGATGATTGGTGCGTCTACTGGTGTTCTGTTGCGTTGAGGAGAAAGCTTGGATTCTTGTACGGACCCTGCGCTAACACGATTTCTTGTTTGACTACAGAGAGACACCCGGACAACGTCGGCGCGGCGCTCTTTGGAGGATTTGTTGGAACGTACCTCATGCCATTGAAGCCCGAGGATGCCTCCAGAGTCGAAGTTCCGTTGAGTGAAGTGCTGCCCAACCCGGCGGGAGGCGTCGATACTGGCAAGAGGCCCCCAGAGCCTCCCAATGGCATCGGTCACCACATCAAATTTCCGTGGAAcaaggagatcaaggccGTGGCCATCATTCCGGACTTTATCGTGCCCACCCACGACGCCCGAGCCGTCTTGCCACCAAACTACCAGCGTACCGATGTCGTAAGTAGAGCGATACGAGGCAATAACTGCTTCCATGACTGACTCTGTGGCCGCCTAGGTATTCAATCTGCAGCGAATAGCCCTGCTTCCCGTTGCCCTTGGTCAATCGCCACCGGATCCTGAACTCATCAACCTGGCTATGCAAGACAGAGTCCACCAGCCATACCGCCAGACCCTCATTCCTGGTCTGAACGAAATTGTTCAATCCATGTCGCCCAAGACCACGCCCGGATTCCTCGGCGTATGCCTTTCCGGCGCCGGCCCCACCATCTTGGCCCTCGCCGTGTCCAATTTTGAGGACATTGCCAACCAGATTATCGCTACTCTGAGGAAACacaacgagaagaaggatctTGCCTGCCAGTGGCTAGTCTTGGAGCCTGCGGAGGGAACTCACGTTATTCGATCAAGTTGAAAACCACGAGTATAGACTGTCTAGTGCAAACATGTTTAGAATTCAACTCCTCTTGGATGGTGATATCACCGGCGTTTTCGGATGTATAGTTGAAACAGGCCGCAAGGTAAGGAAAATTAAGATAGAATCCCATGTTATGATAGGAAGATGTTTATTCACAGATGCTTGCTTATACTATTGAGCAGAGATGACAGGGTATTTCCTTACAGTTACATTAGATATTTTCTTCCAGCTTGCTGCCACCAACCCTCATATGATCAACCCGTCTTGATACAAATGTTACTTAGATCACATTTTTCGGATCAACGTAAAATGCCTTCATCACGCCCCCCACTGCCTTCTCTAAATCGCCTCCCCAGCTCTTTTTACCTGCTTCAATGACGCGCTGGCGACTCTGCAAAAGCTCTTTAGCCACATCAGACCACTCTAATCGCGCCTTGGCAGGCTTGAAATCTGATAGTGTCATATCTAGCTCAACGGGCACGAGTTTGCCCTGCTGCTTCACAACTCTTCCATCCACAATGACGGTCTCAATATCCGCGGTAGAAGAGTGCAGGACAATTGCTGCCACGGggtcttcttcagcagcgcaGATCATGCTGGGGCTAAGGCCATCAAAGATGACAATGTCGGCTAGTTTGCCTTCTTCGAGAGATCCGAGCTGGTCCTGCATGCCGATGGCTTTCGCGCCGCCAATGGTACCGAGCCGAAAGACTTCTTGCACGGACAGGGAGAGATGTCTGGGCGCTTTGCTTGTCTCAAGAATGGCGTGATTTCGGATTCCTCGCTCAGCCTGCAGCCCGAGTCGCATCTGGTTCACGATGCTGGATCCATTGTTGCTGTGGCAGTCGACTCCGAGAGAGCTGATGGCGCTGGTGTCGTCTCGGAAGCACACCGGGTAGCCGAGGCCCATCTGAATCTCGGTATCCGGCGTTGAAGAAATGGCGGCGTTTACATCGCTAAGCTTCTTTGCGTCCGAGTCCAAGAGCTGGTTCGCGTGCGAGAGGATAATGTCTGGGCCAAGAACTCCATGTCTCTCAAGTGCATCCACCGCCGAATTTTGGCCTCATCACTGTTAGCCTGTAAAAGCAATGAATGAttgaagaataaaaaacctACCAAAAACGGCATTACGCACGTAATGTGTGGTGATAACTTTTGCTCCAGCTTGACGAACCCGTTTATACAGATCGGCAACAATCTCCGTCGGGAGGAACAAGGCGTCAAATGCCAGCCCCACGTTGACTCGGCCATTGCCGTAGGGGCcggccttgatgagctctTCAACTTGTTCAACTGCCCAGCTCGGTAGGAAATCTGTATTCATCGTGAGCTCGGGCTCCCACTGAGTTACCTTGTTCATAAGCGCATAGCAAAAGTGGGAGCGGATTCCTGATGATACGGTTGCGGCAAGGGCATTTGTGCCTAATGTCTATTAGCCCATGGCAAAACAGAAAGTAGTATTGGCAATTTTACTGTGAGCTGGAGAATAGTTCATGTGAGCGTGGTCGACTATCGTTGTCGTTCCCGCATCCAGCGCCTCGAGACATCCTCCTAGCTCGCCCCAGAAGATGTCTTCGGTGGTATAGTTGAACGACTGCATATTGCCAGTAGGCACATATTCCAACAAGCTGTGATCCGCATGCCGTCCCTTGAGCAGCGTCTGCCACACATGGTGATGCGTATCGATGAATCCGGGCGATACAATCTTGCCGGTGCAGTCAATCACCTGCGTCTTATCAGACGGGGCATCTATATGAGTCGCGATGCGAGCAATTTTGTTTCCCTCGATGAGCAGTGAGTGGCTTCGAAGCGGTACGACTGGTTTACCCCCGGCTGGACCGGGCACCAAGATGGTAGCATTGCGCAAGAGGATAGATTGAGCTGACATGGCGAGGTGAGAATACTTGGGAGGCGCTTCACTTTGGCGAGTTGCGATGACATCTGCTCACAAGAGGAAGCATGCAATTTATATTACCTCACAGAAGAGACATTAGTTTGTCTGTGCAAACATCTTTTTCGGAGAAGATTTCTAAGCCGGAATTATGAAGTTGATCAAACTCCTTTAACACCGACTTGGTAACTCGACTTGGTACGCGTGAGCCGAGTTCGGGTTTGAAGTTTCGGACCGCTGGAGGCGCGATGTAAGAATGACATGTCTAAACGGGCTAATAAATAGGCCGCACGTTGCTTGTTTCTTGAGGGTTCAGGAAATCCTTCGAGCTTTGTTTGTCACAAGGATATTGACAGCAACACAAATTCTTATTTTCAAATAGTAAAGACCTACTATAAGTTATTGAGAACTCATAGCAACTCTTTCTACAACTCTAGCGCCTAGCGAGACTCAACAGCTGTGGTGGAGAGTGGTATGTCAGCGCACACTAGTTGAGCTGCTCAACTAACGCTTACACGTTGAAACTGTTTGGTCACCGACTAACTCACGTTATGAAAATAAAGGATGCAAGGAGGGGTTGGGGTTTAAATACAGGAAAGTCCAATAGCAATCATCGGATTGCCGGACGAATGATAAAGTAAAGAGACAGAGGACTATGAAGTAGGATCCTGCTCGCATGACAAAATAGGTAATTTGAACTCCGCAGCATCCCACTAAAGCGCCGTTATGCTAGTGCTCGCAGTAAGTCGTGCTCGGTTCCTCAGCCGAGGCTACCGGAGCTGAGGCAACATAAGCTTAAAACTCCGGCGGCGATTTAGAAGCTGGCGATAATATCCGTTTGGGTGACTTATAAGGCTGACTTGCACGTAGAAACAGAGAAGGAatgtaaaaagaaattaaaagcAATCATGGCTTCACAATCTGCCCCAGAATCTGTTTTCGACCATGTTATTCTTTTGATTCCTCATTCGCAACTCATTTCACTTCCGCAATGGCTGTCAGATGCCTTTACTATCCTTGATGGAGGCGTGCATGAGGGCGGCATGACTGAGAACAAGATTGTCGTCTTTGAAGATGGCGTCTATCTCGAGCTGATTGCTTTCGTTGATGGCTTGAACCCTCAACATAGGGCCATGCACCCGTGGGGAAAGCAGCCCGATGGACAAATCATCCACTGGGCCCACACCATTCTAAGTcgcgaagaagagggctcAAACAAATCTGAAGAGAAGTTCCGTGCTGTCCAAGCCAGAATCGAAGACTCTCAGGTTGGAATCAAGTACCTCGATCCAGAACCTGGATTTAGGACAATGGCAGATGGCTCAAAGAGGATATGGGCCAATGCTATACCTAACTTTGACGACTACAAAGGCCCAATTCATATCAACCAACAGCCTTTCTGGACTTTTGATCGGACTCCACGATCTCTCAGAGCTCCTCTTACGCCAGAGAACACGTCTCAGCCATCAGGCGTAGTTGGCGTCGCTGggatttctctcttcatcaaggaTGAACAAGTCTTGGACACCATGGTTCCCTTTTACAACGCCATTTTCAACAACCCTGGTGTTAAAGAGAGCCCATCTAGCAATGTCACACGATACAAGTGGGAAGCTGCGGCACCTGCTCACCCGGAATTTGGCCAAAGGCATTTCTTCCTCTACCAGGGTACCAAGGAAGCTTTTACGGAGGAAGAGATGTCGGAAGCAAATGGGGAGGTGCCTGATATCTTTATCAAGCTGTCTTTATATACTAAGGGAAAGGCGGGCAGTGTTCAAGGAACGCTTGTAAAGGGGACACTGATTACGTTTGACTTGATTCCCGTCACATCTTTGTAGTATTTTAGTATAATCTGGGTCTTATATAGCATaattacaaaaaaaaaccattaaaaataaaatggcCATCTATTATGGTGAAATCTCGTGCGCAATACTATGTGTGTCAAGATTGCTTTTCCTTACGCTTAATGAGCCACGTGCGGAAATCTTGCATCTCGCATGCAGTTTTGGCCAACTCGATCTCTTCATCCAGTGTCGGGTATCCTCCACTGACTCTCGCCTGGTGAACTCTCTCTGTATCTTTAATTCTAGGCGCCAAGTCAGGAAGAGCAATAATTAGGATGTAAATGACATGGACTTACACATGCTGCACGCCGGCGCTCAATTTGAGAGCTAGCCATGCCAAAATGGCTGGAACAGATGGCATTGTTTTCCCCATGACCTCTTTATATGCGTTTTTGGTCTCATCCATGGTATAGCTTCCGCCTGCCACAGTTACGGTCTTGTGGGTGTATCTCTCATGATTCTTGTGAGAGTAGTTAGCAGAGCTCGTCGTGGCTCGAAACATGGTCGAATTACCTGGATGATCCCCGCAGCGACTTTTCCAATATCTTCTGATGCCTGTATCTAATGTTAGTTATTCCACGGTGCGCTttggctgatgaagaagatcacATACAACGAGTAACATCTCCGTCCCCTTTTGCAAACCCTGGGAAAGGACGGGTACGGCCAGCGCTCCCATCCAACCGTCAAAATTCTCCATGAAAAATCCAGGTTGTACAATGCTATGTTATCATTCAGTCAGCTCAATGCTTTCTAATGCGCAACCGTACCGACCTCCAATTGAGACCCTTGTCGCTCATGCTTTTGCAATACAACTCAATCTCTCGCTTTGCCAGACGAGATGCGTCAAATCCATTATCCTCATCCGGGCCTGGAGGGATTGTGCTTGAATAAACGAGAGCTTCAACTTTGAACTCAATTGCGAGATCTACAAGTGTCTATGCCAGGGAATAATTGATCTTGATCAGTAATTTCCCCAATGATTCATGTGCGGGGTTGGATTACTTTGCCTTGCCTCTCTTCGTCCCCGCCGTTGTTTCCAAGGCCTGGATAAGGAAGCACAACGAAAATGCCGAATATTCCACCCTCAGCAGCTACCTCAGTGAAAATCTGCTTGAGTCTCTCCACATCGCTGAGATCACCTTGGACCACTCTAATCTCATTTCCATGGCTCTTTTCAACTCCTGAAagccgagctgctgcgggCGACGCTGTGTCCCGCGTTACAGCCCAAACGCGGTATGTTAGAGAAGTTGAGCCATTGGTATTCGAAGGATTCAGTAGCTCTTGTACAAATGCCCGTCCTTGCCTTCCAGTGGCACCGGTCACAATAACGTTGCGAGCAGCCATTTTGTGAGGTGAACAATGCGTAGATGAAGCGTGCGCGGACGAGGAAATGAGACAGAAGTCACTAGGTATCAGGTCAGTATATGTAAACAATAGATGCTAGTTACTACCTCACGTCAACTGCAATACCACGTTGAGCACCTAGTGCTTACATACATTGAATATTAGTGAGGTTGCGGAGAAACAGCTTCAATCCAAAAAAAGCGAATGGTTTGGTTTCGTtctatttttaaaaaagcttgCTTCTTTAGCTCTTTAGCAGTAATTCAAGACCTATCGAGAGTACACGTAATGAGACTTAGCTGGAAACTAGTGCAGTCAGCAGAAAATACCCGTCTTCCTACTGCAAAAATACCTACATAGACAGGTACTATAAGTCCTGTTTACCTTAGTACTAATTACAACATTTTATCCGCCTACGCATGAAGTATTCCTCTAACTACCAGGCGTACGATTGGCTGTATCGCTGCATCTAAATATAATTCATGCGTATTCCATATAGGACAGCTAGTATCTCTTAGGGCGGGTTAAGTTTCCTGATGTAAATTCATAATTGTCTAGAGGTTTATACCGAAATGTCAGAGCTTTTAACCATTGGATGAGAATACTCTTCTCGCTACTTCGCCGAATCCTGCGGATATGATAGACATGATACCACCCATCCTTAATCTACTGAGCGGGGTTCGGGCTTTCAACGCGCGAGGCTCGACTTCGAGAGTCTTTTTCTGTCCTTCCCAACAACCGCACGGGATAAACCAAGATACGCCATTTGACGTGGAATGATTCACCTCGCATGAATTCAGAATGGCGACTTCGATAAAGCGCTACCGCCATCAAGATTACACGGTGGCATGGGTCTGTGCCCTCCCGCTGGAAATGGCTGCGGCTGTGGTAATGCTGGATGAGAGACACCGCGACCTACCGGCCATACAGAATGATGACAACTCTTACATTCTAGGTAGAATTCATGCCCACAATGTGGTCATTGCTTGCCTTCCATCCGGTATCTACGGCACGACCTccgcaacaacagcagctgcaCATATGAAATACTCTTTTAGATCGATACGCTTTTTTCTAATGGTCGGCATCGGAGGAGGGGCTCCCAGCAAAAAGAATGATATCCGGCTGGGAGATGTCGTGGTCAGTAAACCAACGATGAACTTAGGAGGCGTTATTCAGTACGATTTCGGCAAAGCACTGAGTGGCGGTCGTTTTGAACGTGTCGGAATACTGAATAAACCGCCGCCTGTTCTTTTATCAGCAATATCTAAGCTGCAGGCAACGTATATGCTAAACCCAGGGAAACTGGCTTCCACAATCTCGGAGATGACAACGACACGGCCAGACGAAACAAATATATTTGCATGTCCTGGTGAGGACCAAGACGTATTGTTCGACCAAGAATATGTTCACGCCGACTCGGAAGAGACTTGCAGTAGCTGTGATACAAGAAAGCTTGTACAGCGACCTCCCCGAAATAATCATGGCCCTGTTATTCATTACGGCCTTATCGCATCCGGAAATCAAGTCATAAAAGACAGTCGGGTCAGAGACAAGCTGGCTCAAGAATACGACATCTTATGCTTCGAAATGGAAGCGGCTGGCTTGATGGACAATTTCCCTTGCTTAGTGATTCGAGGCATATGTGATTACTCGGACTCGCATAAAAACAAGCAGTGGCAGAACTACGCAGCCGCGACAGCAGCTGGTTATGCCAAAGAGCTCTTATCAACCGTTCATGAGCACCAGATTACAGATACTCCGCCAGCAGAGTTGGATTGTGAGCACGCTACTGTTTCTGCTGATGTCAAtatgtttcttttctaatAGCTTGTTTTATAGTGTCATTTTACGTTGGAAATGATCCATTTCGAAAGTCTCCAATGGAATTGATATCGCACCAACGCAGTGAGTATGCTAGGATATCATCAAGGGTAAAATGCTGAGCCGATATGCAGCTGATGAAGACTTACTCGAAAGAATGTCGAATTATGAACACAAAAAGGTTCACTGGAAACTGTCACAGAAACGACTTCATAACACTACTCGATGGTTCCTTGATCATCCGAGCTTCAAGGAATGGTTCATCGAAAAGAAAATCTCAAGTTTGTGGTGTTCAGGAAAAAGTATATCTTCTGTCTATTTTCTGTGTGTGCAATACTGATGAACGCTTGCGCATTAGTTGGGTCTGGCAAGACAATGATAGCGTTAGTCAAGCAAACCATCCCTCTCCTCATAACAGTCTAACAATGGATAGAACCGCGGTGGTCGACGCTGCTAGATCTCAAGTTTCAACTCTCAAATCCCCAGTTGTCTTTTTCTACTGCGATTATGAATATAATGATGAGCTGAATGCTTCATTCGTCATTTCTAGCTTCATCAAGCAAATATGCGCTTTCCAATATCAAAACTTTGGATTTTTCCCAGAAGATGTTGCTCCGGACTTACGGAGATTTTTTTGGATCTGAGCGAACTCTACCAGACTTTGATGATCTGGAAAGTATCTTTTCACGGCTATGTCGTGTCGTACCTAATACGGTATACATT from Trichoderma atroviride chromosome 3, complete sequence encodes the following:
- a CDS encoding uncharacterized protein (EggNog:ENOG41): MAARNVIVTGATGRQGRAFVQELLNPSNTNGSTSLTYRVWAVTRDTASPAAARLSGVEKSHGNEIRVVQGDLSDVERLKQIFTEVAAEGGIFGIFVVLPYPGLGNNGGDEERQGKTLVDLAIEFKVEALVYSSTIPPGPDEDNGFDASRLAKREIELYCKSMSDKGLNWSIVQPGFFMENFDGWMGALAVPVLSQGLQKGTEMLLVASEDIGKVAAGIIQNHERYTHKTVTVAGGSYTMDETKNAYKEVMGKTMPSVPAILAWLALKLSAGVQHVIKDTERVHQARVSGGYPTLDEEIELAKTACEMQDFRTWLIKRKEKQS
- a CDS encoding uncharacterized protein (EggNog:ENOG41~TransMembrane:1 (i12-32o)) — translated: MATSIKRYRHQDYTVAWVCALPLEMAAAVVMLDERHRDLPAIQNDDNSYILGRIHAHNVVIACLPSGIYGTTSATTAAAHMKYSFRSIRFFLMVGIGGGAPSKKNDIRLGDVVVSKPTMNLGGVIQYDFGKALSGGRFERVGILNKPPPVLLSAISKLQATYMLNPGKLASTISEMTTTRPDETNIFACPGEDQDVLFDQEYVHADSEETCSSCDTRKLVQRPPRNNHGPVIHYGLIASGNQVIKDSRVRDKLAQEYDILCFEMEAAGLMDNFPCLVIRGICDYSDSHKNKQWQNYAAATAAGYAKELLSTVHEHQITDTPPAELDCEHATVSADVNMFLF
- a CDS encoding uncharacterized protein (EggNog:ENOG41) is translated as MSAQSILLRNATILVPGPAGGKPVVPLRSHSLLIEGNKIARIATHIDAPSDKTQVIDCTGKIVSPGFIDTHHHVWQTLLKGRHADHSLLEYVPTGNMQSFNYTTEDIFWGELGGCLEALDAGTTTIVDHAHMNYSPAHSTNALAATVSSGIRSHFCYALMNKVTQWEPELTMNTDFLPSWAVEQVEELIKAGPYGNGRVNVGLAFDALFLPTEIVADLYKRVRQAGAKVITTHYVRNAVFGQNSAVDALERHGVLGPDIILSHANQLLDSDAKKLSDVNAAISSTPDTEIQMGLGYPVCFRDDTSAISSLGVDCHSNNGSSIVNQMRLGLQAERGIRNHAILETSKAPRHLSLSVQEVFRLGTIGGAKAIGMQDQLGSLEEGKLADIVIFDGLSPSMICAAEEDPVAAIVLHSSTADIETVIVDGRVVKQQGKLVPVELDMTLSDFKPAKARLEWSDVAKELLQSRQRVIEAGKKSWGGDLEKAVGGVMKAFYVDPKNVI
- a CDS encoding uncharacterized protein (EggNog:ENOG41~SECRETED:SignalP(1-18)), producing MQFSSLFKLALFTAAVSADTVSYDTGYDDASRSLTVVSCSDGANGLITRYHWQTQGQIPRFPYIGGVQAVAGWNSPSCGTCWKLTYSGKTIYVLAVDHSAAGFNIGLDAMNALTNGNAVQYGRVDATASQVAVSNCGL
- a CDS encoding uncharacterized protein (EggNog:ENOG41) translates to MASQSAPESVFDHVILLIPHSQLISLPQWLSDAFTILDGGVHEGGMTENKIVVFEDGVYLELIAFVDGLNPQHRAMHPWGKQPDGQIIHWAHTILSREEEGSNKSEEKFRAVQARIEDSQVGIKYLDPEPGFRTMADGSKRIWANAIPNFDDYKGPIHINQQPFWTFDRTPRSLRAPLTPENTSQPSGVVGVAGISLFIKDEQVLDTMVPFYNAIFNNPGVKESPSSNVTRYKWEAAAPAHPEFGQRHFFLYQGTKEAFTEEEMSEANGEVPDIFIKLSLYTKGKAGSVQGTLVKGTLITFDLIPVTSL